From Qipengyuania soli:
CTCGACATCGCCATCTGGGTCATCACCCTCGGCACGCTGTGGTACGCGATGAAGATGCGCCGCGAAGGCGTGCTGCGCTGACCTACTTGCCGCGCTGCGCCATCAGCCTGAGGTAGGTGTCGAGCACCGCCTGGTTGATGGCGTCCCAGCTGTAAGCACGGGCGGCCTTCTCGCCTGCCGCGCCATGCGCGCGGCGCAGCGCATCGTCGGTGCAGTACCGGGCCAGCGCATCGGCACAGCCCTTGGCGAAAGCTTCGTCCTTGCTCGGGGAGATGAGGAAACCGGTCTCGCCTTCGGTGACGATGCTGGCCGCGCCGGTGGCTCCGGCGGCTACGACGGGCAGGCCCGACGCCAGCGCCTCGAGCGTGACATTGCCGAAAGTCTCGGTGATCGAGGGATTGAAGAATATATCCCCGCTCGCCAGCGCACGGCCGAGGTCTGCACCCGTCTGGAAACCGACAAAGCTGCCGCCCGGAAGGGCCTTCTCGAACCACCCGCGCGCAGGGCCGTCGCCGATCACCAGAACCTTGTGCGGGACCTGCCGCTTGCGCAGTTCGACCACCGTGTCGGCGAAGACGTCGAGGCCCTTTTCCATCACCAGCCGGCCGAGGAAGACGATGGCCACGTCGTCATCCGCCAGCCCGTGCGCGCGGCGCCATTCGAGGTCGCGCTTCGAAGGATCGAACACCGTCCGGTCGACCCCGCGCGACCAGATGGTGATATCCTCGTGCATCCCCTGCGCCTTGAGCTCCTCGATCTGGCTCTGCGAGGGCGCGACGAGGGCGTCGCAGCGGTTGTAGAAGCGGCGCAGGATGCCTTCTACCGCTGGCTCCAGGAAACCGAGGCCGTAGTAGCGCGGATAGGTCTCGAAGCGCGTGTGGACGCTGGCGAGGATGGGAAGCTTGTGCTGCTCGGCCCACTTCAGCGCCGCGTGCCCGGTCGGGTCGGGCGAGGACAGGTGGACGATGTTCGGCGCGAATGTCTCGAGGTCCTCGCGATTGGCCGCGGAAAGCCCCAGCGGCAGGCGATATTCGCCACGGTTCTTCACCGGCATACGGATGTTGGGAACGCCGACGAGATCGCCTGTCGGCTCGAAATCGGGCCGGTCGACCACGGGCGCGTAGACGCGCAGCGCCGCACCCTGGCGCAGCAGGTATTCGGCGAGCCGGTTGAGCGCCTGGTTGGCGCCGTCACGCGTGTAATTGTAGTTCCCGCTGAACAGCGCGATCCGGAGGTCCTTGGCTTCCATCGCGCGGGCCATAGTCGGGCGGAACCAATTTGGCGAGAGCGCGCTTGTCCCGAACAACCCACGCTTTGCAGACGCATGGCTATTTCCGATTGACTTGTTGCGCCGCAACATTATTGCCGCCGACGGGCCACGCGGTCCCAACGCCGCGCGTGCTCTCTGCAAGGAGAGACTTACATGACTGACTTGATCCGCCCGGGCAGCAAGCCCGCGCGTCCGTACTTTTCCTCCGGTCCCTGCGCCAAGGCGCCGGGCTGGGCTCCCGAAAAACTCGCCACCGATTCGCTCGGCCGTTCGCATCGCTCCAAGTTGGGCAAGGCGCGGCTGCAGTACTGCATCGACCTGATCCGCGAAGTGCTGGAGGTGCCGGATACGCACCGCATCGGCATCGTTCCAGGTTCGGATACCGGCGCGGTCGAGATGGCGATGTGGACCATGCTCGGCGCCCGCCCCGTAACGACGCTGGCATGGGAGAGCTTCGGCGAGGGCTGGGTCACCGACGCGGTCAAGCAGCTCAAGATCGATCCCACGGTTATCCGCGCCGACTACGGCGAGCTGCCCGACCTCACTCAGGTCGACTGGTCGAACGACGTGATCTTCACCTGGAACGGCACCACTTCGGGCGTGCGCGTGCCCAACGGCGACTGGATTGCCGCCGACCGCGAGGGCCTGACCATCGCCGATGCGACCAGTGCAGTGTTCGCGCAGGACATCGCCTGGGACAAGGTCGATGTGCTGACCTTCAGCTGGCAGAAGGTGCTCGGCGGGGAGGGCGCGCATGGCGTGCTGATCCTCGGCCCCCGCGCCGTCGAAAGGCTCGAAACCTACACCCCCGCATGGCCGCTGCCCAAGGTCTTCCGCCTGATGAGCAAGGGCGCGCTGGCAGAGGGCGTGTTCAAGGGCGAGACGATCAACACCCCGTCGATGCTCGCGGTCGAGGATGCGATCTTCGCGCTCGAATGGGGCAAGTCGCTTGGTGGCCTCTCCGCGATGAAGGCGCGCGCCAATGCCAATGCCGCGGCGCTCGATGCCATCGTGCAGGAGCGCGAGTGGCTCGGCCACCTCGCCTCCGACCCGGCAAGCCGATCCAACACCAGCGTCTGCCTGACGGTAGAGGGTGCCGACGAAGCGCGCATCAAGGCCATGGCCAAGCTCCTCGAGGACGAGGACGCCGCCTACGACGTGGCGGGTTACCGCGACGCCCCGGCAGGCCTGCGCATCTGGTGCGGCGCCACGGTCGAGACTGCCGATATCGAGGCACTCGGTCCCTGGCTCGACTGGGCCTACGCCGCCACCGCGTAACCTTTCTGCGCCCCGGCCGAGTGCCGGGGCCGCTTCCCCAATTTCTCCGCAAGGAAACTGACATGACCAAGCCCAAAGTCCTCATTTCGGACAAGATGGACCCCAACGCCGCCAAGATATTCGAAGAGCGCGGCTGCGACGTCGATGTGATCACCGGCGAAACCCCCGAACAGCTGATCGCCCGCATCGGCGAATACGACGGCCTTGCGATCCGTTCGTCGACCAAGGTGACCAAGGCGGTGCTCGACGCCGCGACCAATCTCAAGGTCATCGGGCGCGCAGGTATCGGGGTCGACAACGTCGATATCCCCGCCGCCAGCGCGCAAGGCGTCGTGGTGATGAACACCCCATTCGGCAACTCGATCACCACTGCCGAGCACGCCATCGCGCTGATGTTTGCACTTGCCCGCCAGATTCCGGAAGCGAACGCGCAGACGCAGGAAGGCAAGTGGCCCAAGAACGACTTCATGGGCGTCGAAGTCACCGGCAAGACGCTCGGCCTGATCGGCGCGGGTAACATCGGTTCGATCGTCGCCAGCCGCGCGCTCGGCCTCAAGATGAAGGTCGTCGCCTACGATCCCTTCCTGACCGAGGAACGCGCGATCGAAATGGGGGTCGAGAAGGCCGACCTCGAAACGCTGCTGGCCAAGGCGGATTTCATCACGCTGCACACCCCGCTGACCGACGAGACGCGCAACATCCTCAGCCGCGAAAACCTCGCCAAGACCAAGAAGGGCGTGCGCATCATCAACTGCGCGCGTGGCGGGCTGATCGACGAGGCGGCGCTGGCCGATGCACTCGACAGCGGCCAGGTCGCGGGCGCGGCACTCGACGTGTTCCAGACCGAGCCGGC
This genomic window contains:
- a CDS encoding glycosyltransferase family 4 protein: MEAKDLRIALFSGNYNYTRDGANQALNRLAEYLLRQGAALRVYAPVVDRPDFEPTGDLVGVPNIRMPVKNRGEYRLPLGLSAANREDLETFAPNIVHLSSPDPTGHAALKWAEQHKLPILASVHTRFETYPRYYGLGFLEPAVEGILRRFYNRCDALVAPSQSQIEELKAQGMHEDITIWSRGVDRTVFDPSKRDLEWRRAHGLADDDVAIVFLGRLVMEKGLDVFADTVVELRKRQVPHKVLVIGDGPARGWFEKALPGGSFVGFQTGADLGRALASGDIFFNPSITETFGNVTLEALASGLPVVAAGATGAASIVTEGETGFLISPSKDEAFAKGCADALARYCTDDALRRAHGAAGEKAARAYSWDAINQAVLDTYLRLMAQRGK
- a CDS encoding phosphoserine transaminase, giving the protein MTDLIRPGSKPARPYFSSGPCAKAPGWAPEKLATDSLGRSHRSKLGKARLQYCIDLIREVLEVPDTHRIGIVPGSDTGAVEMAMWTMLGARPVTTLAWESFGEGWVTDAVKQLKIDPTVIRADYGELPDLTQVDWSNDVIFTWNGTTSGVRVPNGDWIAADREGLTIADATSAVFAQDIAWDKVDVLTFSWQKVLGGEGAHGVLILGPRAVERLETYTPAWPLPKVFRLMSKGALAEGVFKGETINTPSMLAVEDAIFALEWGKSLGGLSAMKARANANAAALDAIVQEREWLGHLASDPASRSNTSVCLTVEGADEARIKAMAKLLEDEDAAYDVAGYRDAPAGLRIWCGATVETADIEALGPWLDWAYAATA
- the serA gene encoding phosphoglycerate dehydrogenase, which encodes MTKPKVLISDKMDPNAAKIFEERGCDVDVITGETPEQLIARIGEYDGLAIRSSTKVTKAVLDAATNLKVIGRAGIGVDNVDIPAASAQGVVVMNTPFGNSITTAEHAIALMFALARQIPEANAQTQEGKWPKNDFMGVEVTGKTLGLIGAGNIGSIVASRALGLKMKVVAYDPFLTEERAIEMGVEKADLETLLAKADFITLHTPLTDETRNILSRENLAKTKKGVRIINCARGGLIDEAALADALDSGQVAGAALDVFQTEPAKESPLFGKPNFICTPHLGASTNEAQVNVALQVAEQMADYLVNGGVTNALNMPSLSAEEAPKLKPYMKLAENLGSLVGQLAHGNLTKISIEREGAAAELSGKPIEGAVLAGLMRQYSDTVNMVNAPFLAKERGLDVRSVRHEKEGAYNTLIRVTVGTEAGDRSVAGTLFGADAPRLVEIFGVGIEAELAGDMLYIVNEDAPGFIGRIGTLLGENGINIGTFHLGRRQAGGEAVLLLSVDQPIPQDVVKAACALEGVKVVMPLAF